Part of the Halobaculum halobium genome, GGCGTCGTTGCCGGCGTGGAGCGCCGCGATGAGCCGGTCTGGGAGGCCGCCGTCGACCGTCTCGAACGCCTCGGCCATCGCATCGAGCGTCGCCTCGTTCGCGAGGATGTTCCCCTGCACGGTGTAATGCTCGCCCTGTCGGTCGCCCGCAACGTCGAAACACTCCGCGCCGGTGAACGCCGCCGGCTCGCCGTCGAGTCCGACGACGCCGACCTGCCGCTGCTCGGCCTCGTCGTCGGCGTCGGTGAGCGCCTCGATTGCCTCGGCGGGCGCGTTGCCCTCGCGGAGGAGGTCGAGCCCGTCCGGGCCGTACGCGACGTTGGCGAAACTCTGCGTCGCGACCGCGCCGGCGTCGGCCGAAACGAACGGGACGACGGCGCCGACCGAGACGAACTTCGACTGGACCGCCACCCCGACGGCGTCCGTCTCTGGGTCGCGCGCTGCGATGGAGAAGGTCATTCGATGACACCTCCGGCGGCGACAGTAAAAGCGTGCCGGGGAGAACTCCGCGTGTCGAGACGCCGTCGCGGACCGCTTCTCGCGGGACCGACGCCGCGCGCGAGCCTGCGGCGTCGGCTCACGACACGTGCTCGATGAGTTCGACGATGGTCCCGGTCGGGTCGATCAAGAACGCGATCCGGAGGTCGCCGAAGCGCTCGGGTCCCATCACCCAGTCGACGCCGAAGCCGACGCCGTCGATCGCCTCGCGGGCGGCGTCGATGTCGTCGACGACGAACCCGAAGTGGAGCAGGCCGGTCGGCATCGCCTCCACGTCACCGGTCGCCTCGTAGGGCGCCCGGTCGAAGACGTACACGCGCTTGTCGGCCACCTCCAAGGCGACGTGTTCGACGGCCGTCGCGCCCTCGCCGTCGGCGGCGTGGCCCCGCTCGATGACAGTCCCGTCGAACGCCGCCTCGTAGAACGATGCCGTCGCGTCCACGTCGTCGGCCTTCAGCGCCACGTGGAAGAACGAGTTCGGTGTCACACAAGCCCTCTCACAGTCCGTGACCAAGTCGGTGCCGGCGGTCGCGGGTATCCGGGATCGCCCGCGGCGACGTGCCCGCCCCGCCGCCGCGGCGACGAGGCGTTTTTCACCGTACCGCCGGTACGTGCGGTCATGGAAGTCCGGGGCGAGCGCGAGTGTACGGAGTGCGGAACCCGCTGGTCGTACTTCGAGACGGGGAGCATCGCGTGTCCCGACTGCGGGAGCCTTCAGAGCGTGGGGACCGGCGAGCGCCGCAGGCACACTGACGCGCCCGCGGAGTTGGACCTGACCGCCGTATTGGTCCGACTGGACGACACTGCGCTCGCCGAGCTCGTCGACGAAATCAAAGCCGAGTGTCGGACGTACCTCCGCAAGCGGGGGTTCATCCGCGGCGGCGACCTCGCGCCACTGGACGACGCGTACCTCGCGGCCGCGGAGCTCCGCCACGCGGCCGACGTGTACGGCCGGATCGCCGGACCGGGGGCGGGCGGGCGGACGCGACCGTGGGCGACCGCGGCCCCGAAGGAACCACTCCGGGCGTCACCGACGACGAGGAGTGGTACCTCACGACGCTGCTGCGCGCGGCTGACACGGGCGAGCGGCCGAACGCGGAGGAGATTCCCCCGCGGATGCACGAGGCTCGCGGGCTCGCGGCCGCCGAGGCGGTATTGGAGTACCGATCGGACGTGTCGACGTACCTCGACGACCATCCCGATCCCGAGGCGAGTCGAACGCTCGGCGCCATCCGCGATCGCGCGAAGCGGATCGACGCGCTTGAGGGCGACGTGGCGCCCGCGGAGGCGGACGCGCTCGTCGAGGCGGCCGTCGAGCTGGGGCGATACCTCATCGCCGGCGACGCGGCGGCGCTGGCGAGCGCGAGAGAACGGTTGGAGTAGCCGACCAATTCGGGCGCTCGATCGAGAGAGAACGGGCCGCTCAGGGAAGCTCGATGTCGACGCCGTGCTGTTCGCCGGCGGCCTTGACCGTGTTGTACAGCAGCATCGCGCGCGTCATCGGCCCGACGCCGCCGGGGACGGGCGTGATCGCCCCTGCTTTCTCCGCGACCTCGTCGTGGGCCACGTCGCCGACGAGCGTCGACTCGCCGTCGCGCTCGACGCGGTTGATACCCACGTCGATGACGGTCGCGCCCTCGCTCACCATGTCCGCGGTGATGAACTCCGGGATCCCCGCGGCGGCGACGACGATGTCCGCTCGGCGGGTGTGGCTCGCGAGGTCTTCGGTCCGCG contains:
- a CDS encoding DUF7117 family protein, with the translated sequence MGDRGPEGTTPGVTDDEEWYLTTLLRAADTGERPNAEEIPPRMHEARGLAAAEAVLEYRSDVSTYLDDHPDPEASRTLGAIRDRAKRIDALEGDVAPAEADALVEAAVELGRYLIAGDAAALASARERLE
- a CDS encoding VOC family protein; this translates as MTPNSFFHVALKADDVDATASFYEAAFDGTVIERGHAADGEGATAVEHVALEVADKRVYVFDRAPYEATGDVEAMPTGLLHFGFVVDDIDAAREAIDGVGFGVDWVMGPERFGDLRIAFLIDPTGTIVELIEHVS